From Populus trichocarpa isolate Nisqually-1 chromosome 19, P.trichocarpa_v4.1, whole genome shotgun sequence, a single genomic window includes:
- the LOC7459221 gene encoding putative 4-hydroxy-4-methyl-2-oxoglutarate aldolase 2: MALVTTAEVCDANPQLIVSGELRALQPIFQIYGRRQVFSGPVVTLKVFEDNVLIREFLEEKGNGRVLVVDGGGSLRCAILGGNPVVQAQNNGWAGIVVNGCIRDVDEIMGCDIGVRALASHPMKANKKGIGEKHVPITIGGTRISDGEWLYADTDGILISRTELAV; this comes from the coding sequence ATGGCATTGGTTACGACTGCCGAGGTTTGTGACGCAAATCCGCAGCTAATTGTTAGTGGTGAGCTTCGAGCACTCCAACCAATCTTTCAGATTTATGGACGGCGCCAAGTCTTCTCTGGTCCTGTAGTGACTCTTAAGGTGTTTGAGGACAATGTTTTAATTCGTGAGTTTCTTGAGGAGAAGGGTAATGGCAGAGTTCTTGTTGTTGATGGCGGTGGCAGTTTGCGCTGTGCGATACTTGGAGGCAATCCTGTGGTACAAGCTCAGAACAATGGATGGGCTGGTATAGTGGTTAATGGCTGCATAAGGGATGTTGACGAGATTATGGGTTGTGATATTGGAGTGAGAGCCCTGGCCTCCCATCCAATGAAAGCCAATAAGAAGGGGATTGGAGAGAAACATGTTCCTATTACCATAGGTGGCACCAGAATCAGTGATGGAGAATGGCTTTATGCAGATACTGATGGAATCCTGATTTCTCGAACAGAGTTGGCTGTCTGA